TTGAGGAACTTCGAGATGCTCGGCGTGTGCTCCCCAAGGAGTGAACGCGTGAGTCCGACGACGTTCAGGACGGCGGTGCGTTTCATCCGGTCAGGAAAAACCCGGGGCGGTGGCTGCTTGCGTCACCCGAGCGCGAAGATGACTTTGCGCTCATGGCCGGCGTGCCGCTGCTCGAGCTCGCAAATGGCCTCCATGACCTTCGCGAACGTCATGTCATGAACCTCGAAACCCTCGCCAATGCCGCGCAGGAGCGTGATGGTGAGCTGGCCGCCCAGGTGCTCGCGGAATTCCTCCAGGCCCTTGAGCAGGATGCGCGCGCCGCCGGAGTCGGTGTGCAGCAGCTCGCCCGCGAACAACTCGAAGCCCAGCGATTCGAGCAGCACCAGCACGCGCTCGCAACTCGCCGCGTCGAGAAACCCCTTCAGCCGCGAATACACCGTGTCCAGCGCGATGCCCACCGCGACCGCCTCGCCGTGGCGGATGCGATAGTCGGAAAGCTGCTCGAGCTTGTGCGCCGCCCAGTGCCCGAAATCCAGCGGCCGGGCCGAGCCAAACTCGAACGGGTCGCCGCCCGTTGCGATGTGGTTCACGTGCAACTCCGCGCACCGTTCGATCAGCCGTCGCATCGCGTCCGGCTCGAACTCCCGCAGCCGCGCCGCGTCCCGCTCAATCAATTCGAAAAACTCGCGGTCGCGGATCAGCGCCACTTTCACCGCCTCCACGTAACCCGCGCGCTTGTCGCGCGGCAAGAGCGACTCCAGCAGCGTGAAGTCGTTGATGACCGCAAACGGCGGGGCGAACGTGCCGATGAAGTTCTTCTTTCCAAACGCGTTGATCCCGTTTTTCACGCCCACGCCCGAGTCGTCCTGCGACAGGGTCGTGCTCGGGATGCGCACATGCCGGCACCCGCGGTGCGCCGTCGCGGCCGCAAGCCCCACCATGTCCAGCAGCGCGCCGCCGCCGACCCCGATCACGTAGCTGTGCCGGTCAATGTGAAAACGGTCGAGGTGCGACTGCACCTCGCTCACGTGAAAATAGGAGTTCTTCACCCGCTCGCCCCCCTCGACGATCATCGGCGGGCAGACGAGCCGGATGTCGTGGCCGAACGTCGAGAAATAGTTCTCGACCGCGCGCACAAGCTGCGGCTGCGATTGC
This sequence is a window from Verrucomicrobiota bacterium. Protein-coding genes within it:
- a CDS encoding 3-dehydroquinate synthase → MGVTSIERTIEVKWRHRVFFTEHVFRPANPLLRDVLVNGEDKEPRKALVVLDESLAQSQPQLVRAVENYFSTFGHDIRLVCPPMIVEGGERVKNSYFHVSEVQSHLDRFHIDRHSYVIGVGGGALLDMVGLAAATAHRGCRHVRIPSTTLSQDDSGVGVKNGINAFGKKNFIGTFAPPFAVINDFTLLESLLPRDKRAGYVEAVKVALIRDREFFELIERDAARLREFEPDAMRRLIERCAELHVNHIATGGDPFEFGSARPLDFGHWAAHKLEQLSDYRIRHGEAVAVGIALDTVYSRLKGFLDAASCERVLVLLESLGFELFAGELLHTDSGGARILLKGLEEFREHLGGQLTITLLRGIGEGFEVHDMTFAKVMEAICELEQRHAGHERKVIFALG